The genomic region CCCGGGGAGCGGCTGCAGACCGCCCGGGGGATAGACGAAGTCCCCGCGCGGGGGTCACGAGTGCAGCTTGCAGCCCAGCCTGTACCTATTTCGGGCAAAGCCGCGATACAGCCTCTCAGCGAGCGGGCGGGCGAACGGAATCGAGAATATCCACGAGATAAACCGGCCCTTGGGCAGTACGTCCAACAGCTGCTCGACAGCGGCAGCACCCTGCCACGTGCGGTTGTCCGCCGTGCGAATCACCTGCAGCGATTCTGCGTATGCGCCCGGAGGAATCCAGGGGAAGCGCTGCGGGACTGCGACATCGCGGGACGGTATGATCTCCAGCCGCTCGTCCATGTCTCTCCGCTGGAGGACGCTTACGATCCGGCTGCAGACATTGCAGCTGCCATCGTAGACAACGGTGTACTCGCGCTGGCCGACCTGGGCGGTCACTTCGTTCGCGGCGCCGGCTGCTGCTGAGTCAGACAGTGAAGCGTGCCAAGCCCCCAGACCAGGTCTACTGAATGAATTCCGACGATCTCCCTGACGGGAAATTCCGCCGCGATGATGTCGAGTGCGACCCGATCCATCGGGTCGTTGAACGTCGGCACCAGAACGACGCCGTTGGCGATGTAGAAATTGGCGTAGCTGGCGGGCAGGCGCTGTCCTTCCATCATCACCGGGCGGGGATACGGAAGCTTCACGACGCGAAGCGGCCGCTCCGCCGCGATCGCCTCGAGACGTTTCAGGTTATCGACTGAAGGCTTGTGATTGGCATCGCTTCGATTTTCCTCGAACGCGAGCAGCACGGTGCCGGGTGAAGCAAAGCGCGCGATGTCGTCGATATGTCCGTGCGTATCGTCGCCAGCGGAGCCCTTGCCGAGCCACACTGTTTCAGTTGCGCCGAGGTAATGCGCGAATGCCTCTTCGTACGACTCGCGCGTCATTCCCGGGTTGCGCACCTGGACGTCGCTCAGGAGCCACTCTTCCGTGACAAGCACGCGCCCCGCGCCATCCACCTCGATCCCGCCACCCTCGAGGACCAGCGGATTTCGATCGTCAGCCCGAAGAGCCTCGATACGCGGAAGTAGGGTAATCTGTTCTAGCGCCGCGCCGACCTCGTTGTCGAGTCGATAATTGTCGTATTTGGCCCAGGCGTTGAAGCGCCAGCTGACCATCTCGACGGAGCCGTCGTCGGTCCAGACGAAAGTTGGAGCCGAGTCCCGGAGCCATACACGGTCGGTGGGCACTACGTGCAGGCGGTATCCGTCCTCGGCGACGTGGTGCGCCGCGAGCATTGCCATGGCGGCGGCGCGGACATTCTCGTCGTTGCAGACAATTTCGACGCGCTCGCGAGTGTGGAGGGAACGGACGATCTCAGCGTACACCCATGGGATTGCGCCGAGCTTTCCCGGCCAGTCGGGCTCGTGATGCGGCCAGGCGATCCACGTGGCATCGTGCCGCTCCCACTCGGCGGGCATCGTGTAACGCGAGCGGGTGCTTCCCTCCGATTCGCCAGCCCGCGACATCGTCGCGGGCTTTGCGCCGGTCATCCTATGTAGCGATTGAGGATCGGCGCGTATGCGTCAATGCGGCGATCCCGCAGGAATGGCCAGTTGCGTCGCGTTTCTTCGATGAGCCCGCGGTCGCACTCGGCGACCAGCACAGCGG from Gemmatimonadaceae bacterium harbors:
- a CDS encoding DUF393 domain-containing protein — encoded protein: MTAQVGQREYTVVYDGSCNVCSRIVSVLQRRDMDERLEIIPSRDVAVPQRFPWIPPGAYAESLQVIRTADNRTWQGAAAVEQLLDVLPKGRFISWIFSIPFARPLAERLYRGFARNRYRLGCKLHS
- a CDS encoding agmatine deiminase family protein, whose translation is MTGAKPATMSRAGESEGSTRSRYTMPAEWERHDATWIAWPHHEPDWPGKLGAIPWVYAEIVRSLHTRERVEIVCNDENVRAAAMAMLAAHHVAEDGYRLHVVPTDRVWLRDSAPTFVWTDDGSVEMVSWRFNAWAKYDNYRLDNEVGAALEQITLLPRIEALRADDRNPLVLEGGGIEVDGAGRVLVTEEWLLSDVQVRNPGMTRESYEEAFAHYLGATETVWLGKGSAGDDTHGHIDDIARFASPGTVLLAFEENRSDANHKPSVDNLKRLEAIAAERPLRVVKLPYPRPVMMEGQRLPASYANFYIANGVVLVPTFNDPMDRVALDIIAAEFPVREIVGIHSVDLVWGLGTLHCLTQQQPAPRTK